Proteins encoded together in one Schistocerca americana isolate TAMUIC-IGC-003095 chromosome 8, iqSchAmer2.1, whole genome shotgun sequence window:
- the LOC124545183 gene encoding nucleolar protein of 40 kDa-like isoform X3 gives MMKSDENVDELLNTIFLGEVRSVHNYGAFVTIPGRRDNGLIHRSQISKSAVDDANDVLQRGERVWCKVIGVTDEKKISLSMKVVDQGTGKDLDPNGVQIHQDELKRKSFDPSSRRKVIELEAVLKTTCTKCGTYGHLAKDCFKSPDGKTYELLPDDDNDDDVPGVLAQLAEEAQKTKHSKKAKKIKKHKKSKSHHKKSKKSKKKRKYASDTSDSEENQQKIQEFTNTCHNALTEQL, from the exons GTGCGCTCAGTTCATAACTATGGAGCTTTTGTTACTATACCAGGGCGTCGTGACAATGGGCTAATACATCGTAGCCAAATTTCCAAAAGTGCAGTAGATGACGCAAATGATGTGTTACAGCGTGGAGAAAGAGTTTGGTGCAAAGTTATCGGTGTAACG GATGAAAAGAAAATTTCCTTGTCAATGAAAGTGGTGGATCAGGGTACTGGAAAGGATTTAGACCCAAATGGAGTTCAGATTCA CCAAGACGAACTCAAAAGAAAGTCCTTCGACCCGTCTTCAAGGAGAAAAGTTATTGAACTTGAAGCAGTGTTAAAGACAACGTGTACAAAATGTGGTACTTATGGACATTTAGCAAAAGATTGCTTCAAG AGTCCAGATGGGAAAACCTATGAGCTTTTGCCAgacgatgacaatgatgatgatgtgcCCGGTGTACTTGCTCAGCTAGCTGAAGAGGCACAGAAAACAAAGCATAGTaagaaagcaaagaaaattaaaaag CACAAGAAAAGTAAAAGTCACCACAAGAAATCGAAAAAGTCTAAAAAGAAACGAAAATATGCAAGTGATACATCTGACAGTGAG GAAAATCAGCAGAAGATCCAGGAGTTTACAAATACCTGTCACAATGCCCTGACTGAACAACTGTAG
- the LOC124545183 gene encoding nucleolar protein of 40 kDa-like isoform X2 has product MMKSDENVDELLNTIFLGEVRSVHNYGAFVTIPGRRDNGLIHRSQISKSAVDDANDVLQRGERVWCKVIGVTDEKKISLSMKVVDQGTGKDLDPNGVQIHQDELKRKSFDPSSRRKVIELEAVLKTTCTKCGTYGHLAKDCFKSPDGKTYELLPDDDNDDDVPGVLAQLAEEAQKTKHSKKAKKIKKHKKSKSHHKKSKKSKKKRKYASDTSDSECSEKSASSSPNNERKIKGHHSENSRRKRSHSLSPESVSKKKKQ; this is encoded by the exons GTGCGCTCAGTTCATAACTATGGAGCTTTTGTTACTATACCAGGGCGTCGTGACAATGGGCTAATACATCGTAGCCAAATTTCCAAAAGTGCAGTAGATGACGCAAATGATGTGTTACAGCGTGGAGAAAGAGTTTGGTGCAAAGTTATCGGTGTAACG GATGAAAAGAAAATTTCCTTGTCAATGAAAGTGGTGGATCAGGGTACTGGAAAGGATTTAGACCCAAATGGAGTTCAGATTCA CCAAGACGAACTCAAAAGAAAGTCCTTCGACCCGTCTTCAAGGAGAAAAGTTATTGAACTTGAAGCAGTGTTAAAGACAACGTGTACAAAATGTGGTACTTATGGACATTTAGCAAAAGATTGCTTCAAG AGTCCAGATGGGAAAACCTATGAGCTTTTGCCAgacgatgacaatgatgatgatgtgcCCGGTGTACTTGCTCAGCTAGCTGAAGAGGCACAGAAAACAAAGCATAGTaagaaagcaaagaaaattaaaaag CACAAGAAAAGTAAAAGTCACCACAAGAAATCGAAAAAGTCTAAAAAGAAACGAAAATATGCAAGTGATACATCTGACAGTGAG tgttctGAAAAATCAGCCAGCAGCAGcccaaataatgaaagaaaaataaagggaCATCATAGTGAAAACTCCCGCAGAAAGAGAAGCCATTCATTATCTCCAGAAAGTGTTtccaagaagaagaaacagtaa
- the LOC124545183 gene encoding nucleolar protein of 40 kDa-like isoform X1 yields the protein MMKSDENVDELLNTIFLGEVRSVHNYGAFVTIPGRRDNGLIHRSQISKSAVDDANDVLQRGERVWCKVIGVTDEKKISLSMKVVDQGTGKDLDPNGVQIHQDELKRKSFDPSSRRKVIELEAVLKTTCTKCGTYGHLAKDCFKSPDGKTYELLPDDDNDDDVPGVLAQLAEEAQKTKHSKKAKKIKKHKKSKSHHKKSKKSKKKRKYASDTSDSEQCSEKSASSSPNNERKIKGHHSENSRRKRSHSLSPESVSKKKKQ from the exons GTGCGCTCAGTTCATAACTATGGAGCTTTTGTTACTATACCAGGGCGTCGTGACAATGGGCTAATACATCGTAGCCAAATTTCCAAAAGTGCAGTAGATGACGCAAATGATGTGTTACAGCGTGGAGAAAGAGTTTGGTGCAAAGTTATCGGTGTAACG GATGAAAAGAAAATTTCCTTGTCAATGAAAGTGGTGGATCAGGGTACTGGAAAGGATTTAGACCCAAATGGAGTTCAGATTCA CCAAGACGAACTCAAAAGAAAGTCCTTCGACCCGTCTTCAAGGAGAAAAGTTATTGAACTTGAAGCAGTGTTAAAGACAACGTGTACAAAATGTGGTACTTATGGACATTTAGCAAAAGATTGCTTCAAG AGTCCAGATGGGAAAACCTATGAGCTTTTGCCAgacgatgacaatgatgatgatgtgcCCGGTGTACTTGCTCAGCTAGCTGAAGAGGCACAGAAAACAAAGCATAGTaagaaagcaaagaaaattaaaaag CACAAGAAAAGTAAAAGTCACCACAAGAAATCGAAAAAGTCTAAAAAGAAACGAAAATATGCAAGTGATACATCTGACAGTGAG cagtgttctGAAAAATCAGCCAGCAGCAGcccaaataatgaaagaaaaataaagggaCATCATAGTGAAAACTCCCGCAGAAAGAGAAGCCATTCATTATCTCCAGAAAGTGTTtccaagaagaagaaacagtaa